The following coding sequences lie in one Pseudomonas svalbardensis genomic window:
- a CDS encoding ABC transporter substrate-binding protein — protein sequence MSQTFYKKGFLALAVATALGVSAFAQADVKIGVAGPMTGANAAFGEQYMKGAQAAADAVNAAGGVNGEKIVLVKGDDACEPKQAVTVAKDLTNQKVAGVVGHFCSSSTIPASEIYDEAGIIAITPGSTNPAVTERGLSAMFRMCGRDDQQGIVAGDYIVDVLKGKKVVVLHDKDTYGQGLADATKAQLEKRGVKPVLYEGLTRGEKDFSTIVTKIRGAGADIVYFGGLHPEAGPLVRQLREQGLKDVKFMSDDGIVTDELVTTAGGPQFVDGVLMTFGADPRMLPDSKTVVDAFRKAGTEPEGYTLYAYASVQTLAAAFNGAKSNKGEEAAKWLKANTVKTVMGEKAWDSKGDLKVSDYVVYQWDKDGKYHQLEKQK from the coding sequence ATGTCCCAGACGTTTTACAAAAAAGGCTTTTTGGCCCTCGCAGTGGCAACTGCGTTGGGTGTTTCTGCGTTTGCACAGGCTGATGTGAAAATCGGTGTGGCGGGACCAATGACAGGCGCCAACGCGGCATTTGGCGAACAGTACATGAAGGGTGCACAGGCTGCGGCCGATGCGGTCAACGCAGCGGGCGGCGTAAACGGGGAAAAAATCGTACTGGTCAAGGGCGATGACGCCTGCGAACCGAAACAGGCTGTGACGGTCGCCAAGGACCTGACCAACCAGAAAGTCGCTGGCGTAGTCGGTCACTTCTGCTCCTCCTCGACCATCCCGGCTTCGGAGATCTACGACGAAGCGGGCATCATCGCGATCACTCCTGGCTCCACCAACCCGGCTGTTACCGAGCGCGGCCTGAGTGCCATGTTCCGTATGTGCGGGCGTGACGACCAGCAAGGCATCGTGGCCGGCGACTACATCGTCGACGTGCTCAAGGGCAAGAAAGTCGTGGTCCTGCACGACAAGGACACCTACGGTCAAGGCCTGGCGGACGCTACCAAGGCCCAGCTGGAAAAACGCGGTGTGAAACCGGTGCTGTATGAAGGCCTGACCCGTGGCGAGAAAGATTTCAGCACCATCGTCACCAAAATCCGCGGCGCTGGCGCCGACATCGTCTACTTCGGTGGTCTGCACCCGGAAGCCGGTCCTCTGGTTCGCCAACTGCGTGAGCAAGGCCTCAAAGACGTCAAGTTCATGTCCGACGACGGCATCGTAACCGACGAACTGGTGACCACCGCTGGTGGCCCGCAATTCGTCGACGGCGTACTGATGACCTTCGGCGCTGACCCGCGCATGCTGCCAGACAGCAAGACCGTGGTTGACGCGTTCCGTAAAGCCGGTACCGAGCCTGAAGGCTACACCCTGTACGCCTACGCTTCGGTTCAGACCCTGGCAGCTGCCTTCAATGGCGCCAAGTCCAACAAAGGCGAAGAAGCTGCCAAATGGCTGAAAGCCAACACGGTCAAAACCGTGATGGGCGAGAAGGCCTGGGATTCCAAGGGCGACCTGAAAGTCTCCGACTACGTGGTTTACCAGTGGGACAAGGACGGCAAATACCACCAACTGGAAAAACAGAAGTGA
- a CDS encoding ABC transporter permease subunit — MDGIFLQQLVNGLTLGSVYGLIAIGYTMVYGIIGMINFAHGEVYMISAYLAAISLALLAYFGIESFPLLMLGTLIFTIIVTAVYGWVIERVAYKPLRNSTRLAPLISAIGISLILQNYAQIAQGAKQQGVPTLLTGAWRVEIGTGFVQLTYTKIFILVAAFAGMALLTYVIKYTKLGRMCRATQQDRKMASILGINTDRVISYVFIIGAAMAALAGVLITMNYGTFDFYAGFIIGIKAFTAAVLGGIGSLPGAMLGGIILGISESLFSGLVNSDYKDVFSFSLLVLVLVFRPQGLLGRPLVSKV, encoded by the coding sequence ATGGATGGTATTTTCCTGCAGCAACTGGTCAACGGCCTGACCCTCGGGTCGGTCTATGGCCTGATCGCCATCGGCTACACAATGGTCTATGGCATCATCGGCATGATCAACTTCGCCCACGGCGAGGTTTACATGATTTCCGCTTACCTCGCGGCGATCAGTCTGGCTCTGCTGGCATACTTCGGTATTGAATCCTTCCCTCTGCTGATGCTTGGCACACTGATCTTCACCATCATCGTCACGGCGGTGTATGGCTGGGTCATCGAACGGGTTGCCTATAAACCCCTGCGTAACTCCACCCGACTGGCACCGCTGATCAGCGCCATCGGCATTTCACTGATCCTGCAAAACTATGCACAGATCGCTCAAGGCGCGAAGCAACAAGGGGTTCCGACCTTGCTCACGGGTGCCTGGCGCGTCGAAATCGGTACAGGTTTTGTGCAGTTGACCTACACCAAGATCTTCATTCTGGTCGCAGCGTTTGCCGGGATGGCCCTGCTGACCTACGTCATCAAGTACACCAAGCTCGGCCGCATGTGCCGCGCTACCCAGCAAGATCGCAAGATGGCCTCGATTCTGGGGATCAACACCGATCGGGTGATTTCCTACGTGTTCATCATCGGTGCAGCGATGGCGGCCCTGGCCGGCGTGCTGATCACCATGAACTACGGCACGTTCGACTTTTACGCCGGCTTCATCATCGGGATCAAAGCGTTCACCGCAGCGGTACTCGGCGGGATTGGCTCGCTACCCGGTGCGATGCTCGGCGGGATCATTCTCGGGATTTCCGAGTCGTTGTTCTCAGGTCTGGTGAACTCGGACTACAAAGACGTTTTCAGCTTCTCGCTGCTCGTTCTCGTTCTGGTCTTTCGGCCCCAAGGCCTGCTCGGCCGTCCTCTTGTGTCGAAGGTGTAA